From the genome of Gopherus flavomarginatus isolate rGopFla2 unplaced genomic scaffold, rGopFla2.mat.asm mat_scaffold_34_arrow_ctg1, whole genome shotgun sequence, one region includes:
- the LOC127042168 gene encoding olfactory receptor 2AP1-like, whose protein sequence is MADTARRNQTAITEFILLGLGELPDLQILLFLMLLFIYFATVAGNILIIVLVVTDQHLQTPMYFFLGNLSCLETCYTSTILSRLLASLLTGDKTISFSGCFTQLYFFASLACTECYLLAAMSYDRYLAICKPLHYSTLMNSKFCLQLAAGSWLNGCLATAIFILFMLQLKFCALNEIDHFYCESIPLIKVSCSDTHLIILLDFILACVFTLPPFLLTLTSYVCVIVTILRIPSTIGRLTAFSTCSSHLIVVTIFYGTIMIVYMLPKRNTLGDLNEVLSLCYTVLTPLVNPLIYSLRNREVKEALWKAVSKCDFHKNMQRL, encoded by the coding sequence ATGGCAGACACAGCCAGAAGAAATCAAACGGCCATCACAGAGTTCATCCTCCTGGGACTGGGGGAGCTCCCTGACCTgcaaattcttctcttcctgatGTTGCTATTTATCTACTTCGCAACAGTGGCCGGGAACATCCTCATCATTGTATTAGTTGtgactgatcagcaccttcaaactcccatgtactttttcctggggaacttgtcctgcttagagacctgctacacctccaccatcctATCCAGGTTactggccagtctcctgactggggacaaaACCATCTCATTCAGTGGCTGTTTCACACAACTGTATTTCTTTGCTTCTCTGGCATGTACAGAATGCTATCTCCTAGCAGCAATGTCTTATGATAGGTATTTAGCGATATGTAAACCCCTGCACTATTCAACTCTTATGAATAGCAAGTTTTGCCTCCAGTTGGCTGCTGGATCATGGTTAAATGGTTGTTTGGCTACTGCTATCTTTATATTATTCATGTTACAGTTAAAATTCTGTGCCCtgaatgaaattgaccatttctattGTGAATCCATCCCATTGATAAAAGtctcctgcagtgacacacaCCTGATCATATTGCTTGATTTCATTCTAGCCTGTGTATTCACTCTGCCTCCATTCCTACTAACCCTGACATCCTATGTGTGTGTCATTGtcaccatcctgagaatcccttccaccatCGGGAGGCTGACggcattttccacctgctcctctcacctcattgttGTGACAATTTTTTATGGAACCATAATGATTGTGTACATGCTGCCAAAACGCAATACACTGGGAGACCTGAACGAAGTGCTCTCTCTTTGctacacagtcctgactcccctggtaaaccccctcatctacagcctgagaaacagagaggtcaaggaagcCTTGTGGAAAGCAGTCAGCAAATGTGACTTTCACAAAAACATGCAGAGACTCTGA